A part of Camelus ferus isolate YT-003-E chromosome 6, BCGSAC_Cfer_1.0, whole genome shotgun sequence genomic DNA contains:
- the TIMM9 gene encoding mitochondrial import inner membrane translocase subunit Tim9 has protein sequence MAAQIPESDQIKQFKEFLGTYNKLTETCFLDCVKDFTTREVKPEEITCSEHCLQKYLKMTQRISMRFQEYHIQQNEALAAKAGLLGQPR, from the exons ATGGCTGCACAAATACCAGAATCTGATCAGATAAAACAG TTTAAGGAATTTCTTGGAACCTACAATAAACTTACAGAAACCTGCTTTTTGGACTGTGTTAAAGACTTCACAACAAGAGAAGTAAAACCTGAAGAG ATCACCTGTTCAGAACATTgcttacagaaatatttaaaaatgactcaACGAATATCCATGAGATTTCAGGAATATCATATTCAGCAGAATGAAGCCCTGGCTGCTAAAGCAGGACTCCTTGGCCAACCACGATAG